A DNA window from candidate division KSB1 bacterium contains the following coding sequences:
- a CDS encoding peptide-binding protein has translation MKNACVVIAIGRRTLCRAAPLLVSALGLLILLSCGGRGHAPRPGTVVVGLSGDFDSLNELNAADADAVQAIQYLLFLSLTTLDANLQFAPQLAESWEFDAGDTLLTFRLRRDIFWSDGVPTTAHDVRFTYELAVDSTVAYPAHSRFELTTAVSVPDDYTVRFHFKRPYADALFDTQMPILPRHLLAHLPREQLATCEFNRRPIGNGPFRLLEWRANQHLIFVANEKFAPGRPALDRLIFQIIPDETALVTALLTGQIDVAPGLSPAAFQQLAGQAQRRTGQPQRVKLQMIRYPGRSYTFIAWNNARPLFSRPLRQALTHAINKQEIITTLLAGHARPAVGPLPPYAWAYDHDLHDLPFDPQLARNLLRQEGWHDSDGDSVLERQGQKLEFTLITNADNPLRRDVAVMVQAQLRKIGVRVKVEAVGWPRLLQQVMAQRDFDALLAAWEADFAVNPAPLWHSQAITLGYNLISYRNARVDSLLQQARALPDRRHAMPLWREFQRLILEDCPYTFLFIEERLAAAHSRVHNLNMDVRGWLANVRQWRVE, from the coding sequence ATGAAAAATGCGTGCGTTGTGATTGCCATTGGTCGTCGAACTCTGTGCCGGGCGGCACCGCTGCTGGTCAGCGCACTGGGCCTGCTGATTCTGTTGTCCTGCGGCGGCCGCGGGCACGCTCCGCGTCCCGGCACCGTGGTGGTCGGTCTCAGTGGCGATTTTGACTCGCTCAATGAATTGAATGCCGCGGATGCCGATGCGGTGCAGGCCATTCAATACCTGTTGTTTCTCAGCCTGACCACGCTCGATGCCAATCTGCAGTTTGCGCCGCAACTGGCCGAGTCCTGGGAATTCGATGCCGGCGACACCCTGCTCACCTTCCGGCTGCGCCGTGATATTTTCTGGAGCGATGGCGTGCCCACCACGGCGCACGACGTCCGCTTCACGTACGAGCTGGCGGTCGACAGCACAGTCGCCTACCCGGCACACAGCCGCTTCGAGCTGACCACCGCCGTCAGCGTGCCCGACGATTACACCGTGCGTTTTCATTTTAAACGTCCCTACGCGGATGCCCTGTTCGATACGCAAATGCCGATTTTGCCGCGCCACCTGCTCGCCCATCTTCCCCGTGAGCAGCTCGCCACCTGCGAATTCAATCGCCGGCCAATTGGCAATGGCCCTTTCCGCCTGCTGGAGTGGCGCGCCAATCAGCACTTGATTTTTGTCGCCAATGAGAAATTTGCGCCGGGTCGGCCGGCGCTCGACCGTCTGATTTTTCAAATCATCCCGGACGAAACGGCGCTGGTGACAGCGTTGTTGACCGGCCAAATCGATGTTGCGCCCGGGCTCTCGCCCGCCGCGTTTCAGCAGCTCGCCGGGCAGGCGCAACGACGGACCGGGCAGCCACAGCGGGTGAAGCTGCAAATGATTCGCTATCCCGGCCGCAGCTATACATTCATCGCCTGGAACAATGCCCGGCCGCTGTTCAGCCGTCCCCTCCGCCAGGCCCTGACGCATGCCATCAATAAACAGGAAATCATCACGACCTTGCTTGCCGGCCATGCCCGGCCCGCCGTGGGGCCGCTGCCTCCGTATGCCTGGGCCTATGATCATGACTTGCACGATTTGCCCTTTGACCCGCAACTGGCACGGAATCTGTTGCGGCAGGAAGGCTGGCACGACAGCGACGGTGACAGCGTGCTGGAGCGCCAGGGGCAAAAATTGGAGTTCACCTTGATCACCAATGCGGACAACCCGCTGCGCCGGGATGTGGCGGTGATGGTTCAGGCCCAACTGCGCAAAATCGGCGTGCGGGTGAAAGTTGAAGCGGTGGGCTGGCCGCGGCTGCTGCAACAAGTGATGGCGCAACGGGATTTCGATGCCCTGCTGGCCGCGTGGGAAGCCGACTTTGCCGTCAATCCCGCGCCGCTTTGGCATTCCCAAGCCATCACACTGGGGTACAATTTGATTTCCTATCGGAATGCGCGGGTGGACTCGCTGTTGCAGCAGGCCCGCGCCCTGCCGGATCGTCGTCATGCCATGCCGCTGTGGCGGGAGTTCCAGCGCCTGATCCTCGAAGATTGTCCCTATACCTTCCTGTTTATCGAGGAAAGACTGGCGGCTGCCCATTCCCGCGTGCACAACCTGAACATGGATGTGCGCGGCTGGCTGGCAAACGTGCGCCAGTGGCGGGTGGAATAG
- a CDS encoding ABC transporter ATP-binding protein: MVLLSPRQNPGQSNAPLLQLSGLQTHYVLAGKTLPAVNGVDLCLHPGETLALVGESGCGKTTLAWSIFRLLPPPGRIVAGKIILRGRDLLTLSEREMTAVRGREMGLVFQDPASALNPVMRVGEQVAEVIRRHFRETARRSKQQALALLERVQLSNVERLYNSFPHQLSGGQRQRVLIAIALAGRPSLLVADEPTSALDVSVQSQILALLRQLKAELQLALLLITHDLGVVAEMADRVAVMYAGQIVEEAPATALFATPLHPYTAALLAAMPRLPRPAGSDQQDLRPLHGTVPDLTALPVGCTFHPRCPLQQEICREQVPPAITAAATRLVRCLRYATDDAPVSQ, translated from the coding sequence ATGGTCCTTCTTTCTCCCCGGCAAAACCCCGGGCAAAGCAACGCGCCGCTGCTGCAGCTCAGTGGTTTGCAAACGCATTATGTGCTCGCCGGTAAAACGCTGCCGGCAGTCAATGGCGTGGATTTGTGCCTGCATCCCGGCGAGACGCTGGCCCTGGTGGGCGAGTCGGGCTGCGGCAAAACCACGCTGGCCTGGTCGATTTTTCGTTTGCTGCCACCCCCGGGGCGCATTGTGGCGGGCAAAATCATTTTGCGCGGGAGAGACCTGCTCACTCTCAGCGAGCGGGAAATGACGGCAGTGCGCGGGCGCGAGATGGGGCTGGTCTTTCAGGATCCCGCCAGCGCACTCAACCCGGTGATGCGGGTGGGTGAGCAAGTTGCCGAGGTCATCCGTCGGCATTTTCGCGAGACTGCCCGCCGCAGCAAACAGCAGGCACTGGCGCTTCTGGAAAGAGTGCAACTGTCCAATGTCGAACGGCTCTACAACAGCTTTCCCCATCAACTCAGTGGCGGGCAGCGGCAGCGCGTGCTGATTGCGATTGCCCTGGCCGGCCGGCCGTCGCTGCTGGTGGCCGATGAACCCACCTCAGCGCTCGATGTCTCGGTGCAAAGTCAGATTCTGGCGCTGTTGCGGCAGCTCAAGGCCGAGCTGCAGCTTGCGCTGCTGCTGATCACCCATGATTTGGGCGTGGTGGCGGAAATGGCGGACCGCGTTGCCGTGATGTATGCCGGTCAAATCGTGGAGGAAGCACCGGCCACCGCCTTGTTCGCCACTCCTCTGCACCCCTATACCGCCGCGTTGCTGGCTGCCATGCCCCGTCTGCCGCGGCCTGCCGGCAGCGATCAGCAGGATTTGCGGCCTTTGCATGGCACGGTGCCGGACTTGACTGCTTTGCCGGTGGGCTGCACGTTTCATCCCCGTTGCCCGCTGCAACAGGAAATTTGCCGCGAGCAGGTGCCGCCTGCCATCACAGCGGCGGCGACACGGTTGGTGCGCTGCCTGCGTTATGCCACGGATGATGCCCCGGTCTCGCAATGA
- a CDS encoding rhomboid family intramembrane serine protease, translating into MSIYGQSHRFGIGSAWTPAVKTLILANIVCFVLQNLVDLIFKVDYLQAWFALSPLASVAQPAQLAFREDFAIWQLFTYMFLHGDIWHILFNMLVLWMFGCELERFWGTREFLRYYFLCGVGAGVVHLLLNFNSAIPVLGASGAIFGVLAAFGLTFPDMIITFLLFFILPVQLRAKYLVMIVAAIALYLGVRGPADGVAHFAHLGGMLVGFLYLKVNWPWKNAGRRNFDYLTYTPPGSTSPGFSARISAWFKRRAEARRRRAIVRRRQDEMHLRERVDAILDKINEVGFDNLTPEEKQILKRASQSLNQENIRTQDFGPN; encoded by the coding sequence ATGAGCATCTACGGGCAATCCCATCGTTTTGGCATCGGTTCCGCCTGGACGCCGGCGGTCAAAACGTTGATTCTTGCCAATATTGTCTGCTTCGTGCTGCAGAATCTCGTTGACCTGATTTTCAAGGTCGATTATCTGCAGGCCTGGTTTGCGCTTTCCCCGCTGGCCAGCGTGGCGCAACCGGCCCAGCTTGCCTTTCGCGAGGATTTTGCGATATGGCAGCTCTTTACCTATATGTTTCTGCACGGTGACATCTGGCATATTCTTTTCAACATGCTGGTGTTGTGGATGTTCGGCTGCGAGCTGGAACGTTTCTGGGGCACCAGGGAATTCCTTCGCTACTATTTTCTCTGCGGTGTGGGCGCCGGCGTGGTGCACTTGCTGCTTAATTTCAACTCGGCGATTCCGGTGCTGGGTGCTTCCGGCGCAATCTTCGGCGTGCTCGCCGCCTTTGGCCTGACCTTCCCGGATATGATCATCACCTTCCTGCTGTTCTTCATTCTGCCGGTGCAGCTCCGCGCCAAGTATCTGGTTATGATCGTGGCGGCGATTGCGCTCTATCTGGGCGTGCGTGGCCCGGCCGACGGGGTGGCCCACTTTGCGCACCTGGGCGGCATGCTGGTAGGATTCTTGTACCTCAAAGTGAATTGGCCGTGGAAAAACGCCGGCCGGCGCAACTTCGATTACCTCACGTACACGCCGCCCGGCAGCACTTCGCCGGGATTCTCTGCCAGAATTTCTGCCTGGTTCAAGCGCCGCGCCGAAGCCCGCCGGCGGAGGGCGATCGTGCGGCGCCGCCAGGATGAGATGCACCTGCGCGAAAGGGTCGACGCCATTTTGGACAAAATTAATGAAGTTGGATTCGACAACCTTACTCCCGAAGAGAAACAAATTCTCAAACGGGCCAGCCAGTCGCTCAACCAGGAAAACATCCGCACGCAAGATTTCGGCCCCAATTGA
- a CDS encoding phosphatase PAP2 family protein: protein MPNRISRFHDFWRQRLLLFDKLTLGYLVLVPLLILLSGKHVHLWPVIAVAHPLLIAGILALVRSQHRLPAGVRWLRDWYPMLLFTFFFSTVGRLVTLFLPFWLEPFLLRSDFWFWQRHPWEFFSQHLDRVTTEVFSFAYWSYYLLIPAVAAVHYAALRPGRNGAPTAPAFQAVMNRLCLVMYTCYACFLLLPARGPHHVLNLDHDLLFAGGWFYRAILFIQSKGSVVGAAFPSSHVAAAWTMLLTLRKSFRKLFWTILPLVVLLSLSIFVIQYHYVLDAFGGVLVAVVIEAVMSRRENRRHQTVQAQAVPLPRASLQQMTV from the coding sequence ATGCCAAATCGCATCTCGCGTTTTCACGATTTCTGGCGACAGCGCTTGTTGCTGTTCGACAAGCTGACCCTGGGCTATCTCGTTCTCGTGCCGCTGTTGATTTTGCTCTCCGGCAAGCATGTGCACTTGTGGCCGGTGATCGCCGTGGCTCATCCCCTGCTCATTGCCGGCATCCTTGCGCTGGTGCGATCTCAGCATCGCCTGCCGGCCGGTGTGCGCTGGTTGCGCGATTGGTATCCGATGCTGCTGTTCACCTTCTTTTTCAGCACGGTCGGCCGCCTGGTCACGCTCTTCCTTCCCTTTTGGCTGGAGCCCTTCCTGCTGCGCAGTGATTTTTGGTTCTGGCAGCGGCACCCCTGGGAATTTTTTTCGCAACATCTCGATCGCGTGACCACGGAAGTTTTTTCTTTTGCCTATTGGAGCTACTACTTGTTGATCCCGGCGGTGGCAGCCGTGCACTACGCGGCGCTCAGGCCGGGCCGCAATGGCGCACCCACCGCTCCCGCCTTCCAGGCGGTGATGAACCGCCTCTGCCTGGTGATGTACACCTGCTATGCCTGCTTTCTGCTGCTGCCCGCCCGCGGCCCGCATCACGTGCTCAATCTCGATCACGACCTGCTCTTTGCCGGCGGCTGGTTTTATCGCGCGATTTTGTTCATTCAGAGCAAGGGCTCGGTGGTGGGTGCCGCCTTTCCCAGCTCCCACGTGGCTGCCGCCTGGACCATGTTGCTGACGCTCCGCAAAAGCTTCCGAAAATTGTTCTGGACCATTCTGCCGCTGGTGGTGCTGCTTTCCCTGTCCATTTTCGTCATTCAATATCACTACGTGCTCGATGCCTTCGGTGGTGTGCTGGTGGCGGTCGTGATTGAGGCCGTGATGAGCCGCCGCGAAAACCGCCGGCATCAGACAGTGCAGGCTCAGGCCGTGCCGCTTCCCCGGGCGTCCTTGCAACAGATGACAGTCTGA
- a CDS encoding ABC transporter permease yields MLKQFRQRLGHVAVLLTGLALLNFCLIRIHPVDPAHRHWGPGSSRESLERLQAQRASEKPFLTHLRDWGSRLFKGDLGYSTLQHRPVSELLAEAMPATLQLAGLALLLHFGLGCLWGLGSGLLDDRLGGSLLRALSVVVHALPVFWLALVFIRIFSIELEWLPPGQMSSLQGSAAGFWQRLGDRLQHLVLPVTVLGITGAALTARYVQAHMQQVLQQDYIRLALAKGLSKRHVMLRHALPNALLPVVTLAGLHLPLLFSGVFVIEVIFAWPGMGRLAYEAYFNGDDDVIFAVNLFAGVMVVLGNLLADLLYPVVDPRARS; encoded by the coding sequence ATGCTGAAGCAGTTTCGTCAGCGTCTGGGGCATGTCGCCGTGCTGTTGACCGGTTTGGCGCTGTTGAATTTTTGTCTGATCCGAATCCATCCGGTAGATCCGGCTCATCGCCATTGGGGGCCGGGCAGCAGCCGCGAGAGTCTGGAACGGCTGCAGGCACAGCGGGCCAGCGAAAAGCCCTTCCTCACGCACTTGCGGGACTGGGGCAGCCGCCTGTTCAAGGGCGATCTCGGTTATTCCACGCTGCAACACCGCCCGGTGAGTGAGTTGCTCGCGGAAGCGATGCCGGCGACTTTGCAACTTGCCGGCCTCGCCCTGCTGCTCCACTTCGGGCTGGGTTGCTTGTGGGGCCTGGGCAGTGGCTTGCTCGACGATCGTCTGGGCGGCAGCCTGTTGCGCGCTCTGAGCGTGGTGGTGCACGCGCTGCCGGTCTTTTGGCTGGCGTTGGTGTTCATCCGCATTTTCAGCATCGAGCTGGAGTGGCTGCCACCCGGGCAAATGAGTTCATTGCAAGGGAGTGCCGCCGGCTTTTGGCAGCGGCTGGGCGACCGCTTGCAACATCTGGTTTTGCCGGTGACCGTTTTGGGCATCACCGGCGCCGCCCTCACGGCACGTTACGTCCAGGCGCACATGCAGCAGGTCTTGCAGCAGGACTATATCCGGCTGGCACTCGCCAAGGGTTTGTCGAAGCGGCACGTCATGCTGCGCCACGCGCTGCCCAACGCATTGTTGCCGGTGGTGACCCTGGCAGGATTGCATCTGCCGCTGTTGTTCAGCGGCGTGTTCGTGATCGAAGTGATTTTTGCCTGGCCGGGCATGGGACGCCTCGCCTATGAAGCCTATTTCAATGGTGATGATGACGTGATTTTTGCGGTCAATTTGTTCGCCGGTGTCATGGTCGTGCTGGGCAATTTGCTGGCTGATTTGCTTTATCCCGTGGTTGACCCGCGGGCCCGCTCATAA
- a CDS encoding ABC transporter permease — protein sequence MKNKRQFQFGLVLLALVLLPSLFAPWLTPHPPEAIPALVTPHAPPSTRHWLGTDQLGRDVFSRVVHGGRLSLFIALAATAGAICLGGLYGAVAGYAGGWVDRVLMDVVDILLSVPLFFLVITLLAVVGGGLHWLVLILILGSWMDIARLVRAQVLTLKQQPFIFKARATGLPRRRILFHHLLPNLFATLLAAAILRSADVLLAESALSFLGLGAQPPTASWGTILHDGKAVMATAWWVSIFPGLAIVLTVLSLHWIGESLHSR from the coding sequence GTGAAAAACAAACGACAGTTTCAGTTTGGGCTGGTCCTGCTGGCGCTGGTGCTGCTGCCTTCGCTGTTTGCGCCATGGCTGACCCCGCACCCGCCGGAAGCCATTCCCGCACTTGTCACGCCGCATGCGCCGCCTTCCACACGACACTGGCTGGGCACGGATCAGCTTGGCCGCGATGTCTTCAGCCGGGTGGTGCATGGCGGCCGGCTCTCGCTATTCATCGCCCTGGCCGCCACGGCAGGCGCGATTTGCCTCGGTGGTTTGTACGGCGCGGTGGCGGGATATGCCGGCGGATGGGTGGATCGCGTGCTGATGGATGTGGTCGACATTCTGTTGTCGGTACCGCTGTTCTTTCTGGTCATCACCCTGCTGGCGGTGGTGGGCGGCGGCCTGCACTGGCTGGTGCTGATTCTGATCCTCGGCAGTTGGATGGACATCGCCCGCCTGGTCCGGGCTCAGGTGCTGACGCTCAAGCAGCAGCCCTTTATTTTCAAGGCACGTGCCACCGGGCTGCCGCGCCGGCGCATTTTGTTTCATCATTTATTGCCCAACCTCTTTGCTACTTTGCTGGCGGCTGCCATTCTGCGCAGCGCGGACGTCCTCCTGGCGGAATCCGCGCTCAGCTTTTTGGGTTTGGGCGCCCAGCCGCCAACCGCGAGTTGGGGCACGATTCTGCACGATGGCAAGGCCGTGATGGCCACCGCCTGGTGGGTCAGTATCTTTCCCGGCCTCGCCATTGTGCTGACTGTGTTGAGCCTGCATTGGATCGGTGAGAGCCTGCACTCCCGCTGA
- a CDS encoding tetratricopeptide repeat protein: protein MSWLEAAQPLPGGWRVLLEELQALLTSLLKDEQIGQRQACLQRAIAVLSERHADLSDTPREIDFQLYAGRAYENLGAWEQALAAYRRAELLAARLHFLPQQITALRWISNVLSRQNRWQEAVQACEQSLALAQQSGDESAEAHAHNTLGIIAFEQGDFEQAAARWETALELAEKVHAHNLVAVIFNNRGALANVQGRWQEALASYSESLPRFETTGDLGSMASTYHNLAMSYADHGDWPQASIYYEKSFRLAQQAGDLHLQTSVRLNRVELYLAIGDLPFAEELCRQVLQTYQQLHDHLGEADACKFLGIINTRKRAWARAKSYFERSIRLALQYHHPLGEAEARWEYARMLQLKGPATLAREQYEQALALFQKVEATIEIARIKEEMAAWA from the coding sequence ATGAGCTGGCTCGAAGCCGCGCAACCGCTGCCAGGAGGCTGGCGTGTGCTTCTGGAGGAATTGCAAGCCCTGCTCACCTCTTTGCTGAAAGACGAGCAGATCGGGCAGCGTCAGGCCTGCTTGCAGCGTGCCATCGCCGTGCTGAGTGAACGTCACGCCGACCTCTCTGACACCCCGCGGGAAATCGATTTTCAATTGTATGCCGGTCGGGCCTATGAAAATCTCGGGGCGTGGGAGCAGGCGCTCGCGGCCTATCGGCGTGCGGAGCTGCTGGCGGCCCGGCTGCATTTTCTGCCGCAGCAAATCACCGCGCTGCGCTGGATCAGCAACGTTCTCTCCAGGCAGAACCGCTGGCAGGAGGCGGTGCAGGCGTGTGAGCAAAGTCTGGCTCTGGCGCAGCAAAGCGGCGACGAGAGCGCGGAGGCCCATGCCCACAACACCCTGGGGATCATTGCCTTCGAGCAGGGCGATTTCGAACAGGCCGCGGCCCGATGGGAAACCGCGCTGGAGTTGGCTGAAAAGGTTCACGCCCACAACCTGGTCGCGGTGATCTTCAACAACCGCGGCGCGCTCGCCAATGTGCAGGGGCGCTGGCAGGAAGCACTCGCCAGCTACAGTGAGAGCCTGCCGCGCTTTGAAACCACCGGCGATCTCGGCAGCATGGCCAGCACCTATCACAACCTGGCAATGAGTTACGCCGATCATGGCGACTGGCCGCAGGCGAGCATCTATTACGAGAAGAGTTTTCGCCTGGCGCAACAAGCCGGCGACCTGCATTTGCAGACTTCGGTGCGGCTCAATCGCGTTGAGCTTTACCTCGCCATCGGCGACCTGCCCTTCGCGGAGGAGTTGTGCCGGCAAGTTTTGCAGACTTATCAGCAGTTGCATGATCACCTCGGCGAGGCCGACGCCTGCAAATTTCTCGGTATCATCAACACCCGCAAGCGTGCCTGGGCACGGGCGAAATCCTATTTCGAGCGCAGCATCCGTCTCGCCCTGCAATACCATCACCCGCTGGGCGAGGCCGAAGCGCGCTGGGAATATGCCCGCATGCTGCAGCTCAAGGGGCCGGCGACGCTGGCTCGCGAGCAATACGAGCAGGCTCTTGCGCTCTTCCAAAAGGTGGAGGCCACCATCGAGATCGCCAGGATCAAAGAAGAGATGGCGGCCTGGGCATGA
- a CDS encoding sigma-54 dependent transcriptional regulator has translation MQEGKILYCGTDDSLIELLLGVAAMKMIRADTAEAVQTLVRQEQPHAVVLDFDSPPSPPLPLLKTILAEAGQAHVIGVMRQGPLRLAMSALRAGCHDFIHLREEPGRLQNELARLAERRREQQQAENLHARQQESHDFSRIIGNSAAMGEVLDLLHRIIQRKWVTVLLRGETGTGKELIARTIHYNSSTPSQPFVEINCSAIPENLLEAELFGYEKGAFTDAKTRKRGLFELAENGTLFLDEIGEISPQVQVKLLKAVEEKKIRRLGGTEDIQVNTRIIAATNRDLQAAIRDGQFRQDLYYRLNVITVSLPPLRERGDDVLILARHFLAHYAREYDSLLSDFTSEAEALLREYPWPGNIRELQHTIERIVLLGEGRFVTRTALERAIESETPMLTSKSAETTVVKIEIPPDGIHFDEIEKQVLQAVLEKMGWNRRRTSRLFKISRPRLARKIQKYRLQPPHPESENQE, from the coding sequence TTGCAAGAAGGCAAAATACTCTACTGCGGCACGGATGACAGTTTGATCGAACTCCTGCTCGGCGTGGCCGCTATGAAGATGATCCGTGCGGACACCGCCGAGGCGGTGCAGACGCTCGTGCGGCAGGAGCAGCCCCATGCCGTGGTGCTCGACTTCGATTCGCCCCCCTCCCCGCCCCTGCCGCTGCTCAAAACCATTTTGGCGGAAGCCGGGCAGGCCCATGTCATCGGCGTGATGCGCCAGGGACCCCTGCGGCTGGCGATGTCCGCGCTGCGCGCCGGTTGTCACGATTTTATTCACCTCCGCGAAGAACCCGGCCGTCTGCAAAACGAACTGGCCAGGCTGGCCGAACGCCGACGCGAACAGCAACAGGCGGAAAACCTGCACGCCCGCCAGCAGGAATCGCATGATTTCAGCAGGATTATCGGCAACAGCGCGGCGATGGGGGAAGTGCTCGACCTGCTGCACCGCATCATTCAGCGCAAATGGGTGACGGTTTTGTTGCGCGGCGAAACCGGCACCGGCAAAGAGTTGATTGCACGCACCATTCACTACAATTCCTCCACCCCCAGCCAGCCGTTCGTCGAAATCAACTGCAGCGCCATTCCGGAAAACCTGCTGGAGGCCGAACTGTTCGGTTATGAAAAGGGCGCCTTCACCGACGCCAAAACCCGCAAACGCGGCCTCTTCGAGCTGGCGGAAAACGGCACCCTGTTTCTGGATGAAATCGGTGAGATCAGCCCACAGGTGCAGGTCAAGCTGCTCAAGGCGGTGGAGGAAAAAAAAATCCGCCGCCTGGGCGGCACGGAAGACATTCAGGTCAACACCCGCATCATCGCCGCCACCAATCGCGACCTGCAGGCTGCCATTCGTGACGGCCAGTTTCGCCAGGATTTGTATTATCGGCTCAATGTCATCACCGTCTCGTTGCCGCCCCTGCGGGAACGCGGCGATGACGTCCTGATTCTGGCACGCCATTTTCTCGCCCATTATGCGCGGGAATATGACAGCCTGCTGTCGGATTTCACCAGCGAGGCCGAGGCCTTGTTGCGCGAATATCCCTGGCCCGGCAACATCCGGGAATTGCAGCACACCATCGAGCGCATCGTGCTCTTGGGAGAGGGCCGGTTCGTCACCCGTACCGCCCTGGAACGCGCCATCGAATCCGAAACCCCGATGTTGACCTCCAAGAGCGCGGAAACCACGGTGGTGAAAATCGAAATTCCGCCCGACGGCATCCATTTCGATGAAATCGAAAAACAAGTGCTGCAGGCCGTGTTGGAAAAAATGGGCTGGAATCGCCGCCGCACCAGCCGTCTCTTTAAAATTTCCCGGCCGCGTCTGGCACGCAAGATTCAAAAATATCGACTGCAGCCGCCCCACCCCGAAAGCGAAAACCAGGAATGA
- a CDS encoding N-acetylmuramoyl-L-alanine amidase gives MLLLLNVLLLSRVWSQTGALPFTLIKLPESGDVEFVALGELADYLQVRTFYSEKARKVILYVGATEIKVTAFNPFVQVGGRTVQLPVETGYAENDILVPLHYFASVIRPLYPRPWPALLGGGATEETFRANLTEIAVEEKANGTLIRITATQPFARKHLSTRISNGWLYVDIVGGRVAPGAVRPLTGSGVIRSIAPVQAGEVAQLSFQLSQEIDPQRITIGGQGNQILVSLPTQEVVPSTVLRNLETVRQKWRIDTIVLDPGHGGRDPGAMASDGTREKDITLQVAKRLKHLIEEKLGLQVVMTRESDVYVSLTQRTSLANAAAGKLFISLHCNANRSRRVNGTTTYFLGPAKTDEALEVALLENSVVKYDTDAPADAQSEEDFILTAMAQNAFNHESEDLAAIIQEEMSLAVGLPDRGVQQAGFRVLVGASMPNVLVEMAFISNPREARLLRDAAMQERMAHAIMNSIKRFKEKYETGS, from the coding sequence TTGCTCCTGTTGCTGAATGTTCTCCTGCTGTCCAGGGTTTGGTCACAGACTGGCGCGCTGCCATTCACCCTCATCAAACTGCCGGAAAGTGGCGACGTGGAGTTCGTCGCACTCGGTGAGCTGGCCGACTATCTGCAGGTGCGCACTTTTTACAGCGAAAAAGCACGCAAAGTCATCCTCTATGTCGGCGCAACGGAGATCAAAGTCACCGCCTTCAATCCCTTCGTGCAAGTGGGCGGCCGCACCGTGCAACTGCCGGTGGAGACCGGCTATGCCGAGAACGACATTCTCGTGCCGCTGCATTATTTTGCCAGCGTCATCCGGCCGCTTTATCCCCGCCCCTGGCCGGCACTCCTGGGCGGCGGCGCCACGGAGGAGACCTTCCGCGCCAATCTCACCGAAATTGCCGTGGAGGAAAAGGCCAACGGCACGCTCATCCGCATCACAGCGACACAACCGTTTGCGCGCAAACACCTGAGCACACGGATCAGCAACGGCTGGTTGTATGTGGATATTGTCGGCGGCCGTGTCGCCCCCGGCGCCGTCCGGCCGCTGACTGGCAGCGGTGTGATTCGGAGTATCGCGCCGGTGCAGGCGGGGGAGGTGGCGCAACTCTCCTTTCAACTGTCGCAGGAGATCGATCCGCAGCGCATCACCATCGGCGGCCAGGGCAACCAGATACTGGTCTCGCTGCCCACCCAGGAGGTCGTGCCCTCCACGGTGTTGCGCAATCTGGAAACGGTGCGGCAAAAGTGGCGGATTGATACCATTGTGCTTGATCCCGGGCATGGCGGCCGCGATCCCGGCGCCATGGCGAGCGACGGCACACGGGAGAAGGACATCACGCTGCAGGTGGCCAAACGCCTGAAGCACCTGATCGAGGAGAAGCTCGGCCTGCAGGTGGTGATGACGCGCGAGTCCGACGTTTATGTCAGCCTGACCCAGCGCACCTCGCTGGCCAACGCCGCGGCGGGCAAGCTCTTCATCAGTCTGCATTGCAACGCCAACCGCAGCCGGCGCGTGAACGGCACCACCACCTATTTTCTCGGCCCCGCCAAAACTGACGAAGCGCTGGAAGTCGCCCTGCTGGAGAACTCGGTGGTGAAGTATGACACCGATGCCCCTGCCGATGCCCAGAGCGAAGAGGATTTCATTTTGACGGCGATGGCGCAGAATGCCTTCAACCACGAAAGCGAGGACCTGGCTGCCATCATTCAGGAGGAAATGAGCCTGGCTGTCGGCCTGCCCGATCGCGGCGTCCAGCAAGCCGGTTTTCGTGTGCTGGTGGGCGCTTCCATGCCCAACGTGCTGGTGGAGATGGCCTTCATCTCCAACCCCAGAGAGGCGCGCTTGCTGCGCGATGCCGCGATGCAGGAGCGCATGGCACACGCAATCATGAACAGCATCAAGCGTTTCAAGGAGAAGTACGAAACCGGCTCCTGA
- a CDS encoding YlxR family protein produces MSVWADPAAQASTPQRTCLACGRKRAKAALLRISLQSSGHFVIDPRQKLPGRGAYLCPTVACAELLLRRKGLHHGFRREVPPAIYQQVIAFVRQMAATTD; encoded by the coding sequence GTGAGTGTTTGGGCTGACCCCGCTGCACAGGCGTCAACGCCGCAGCGCACGTGTCTGGCCTGTGGCCGCAAACGGGCAAAAGCCGCGCTGTTGCGCATCAGTCTGCAGAGCAGTGGCCATTTTGTTATTGACCCCCGCCAGAAACTGCCCGGCCGCGGTGCCTACCTGTGCCCGACGGTGGCCTGTGCCGAGCTGTTGCTGCGCCGCAAGGGCCTGCATCACGGCTTTCGCCGGGAGGTGCCCCCGGCCATTTATCAGCAGGTCATTGCTTTCGTGCGGCAGATGGCCGCCACCACGGATTGA